Within the Nitrospira sp. genome, the region GACGTCCGACATTTCCACGCCCATGACGTCTGTGGCGACTTCCGGGCTGCCGGTTCGCGTCACGACTTGCGTGACTTCCGGGAACTGCCGCAGCACGCGCTCGATCGCCAGCGCCGTAGACACGGATTCGCCGAGCGAGACACTGGGCAGTCGCCACACTTGGACGGCCAAATCGCCCTCGTTCAATCGCGGCACGAATTCGATTCCCAAGCGGCTGCCGAGGACGAGGCTGATCGCGAACAACCCGATCGCCGCGAGCATGGGCCCGGCGGGCCGAGCCATCACCCATCGCAGGCACGGGCCGTAAAGTCGACGTGCGCCGCGGACGAGGCGAGTTTCCCGGTCCCCCGCGTGCGGCCGTGCAAACCAGAAGGAGAGGAGCGGCGTGACGGTGACCGCGAAGAGCAGGGACCCAGCGAGCGCCATGATCACCGTGGCGGCCATCGGGCGGAACATTTTGCCCTCGATACCGGTCAACGTCAGGATCGGGACATAGACTACAATAATGATGCTGACCGCAAAGGCCATCGGGCGGAGCACCTCGCGGCCGGCGGTCTCGATCGCCGCCAAGCGGTCTTCGGAGGTGCGGCTCCGGCGCTCCGCCAGGCGTCGCAGGATGTTGTCCACCATGACCACCGAGCCATCGACTAACAGGCCGAAGTCGATGGCGCCCAGGCTCATCAGATTGCCGGATAGGCCTGCCTGCATCATGCCGGTGAATGCCAGGAGCATCGACAGAGGGATGGCGGATGCGACGATCAGTCCGGCACGAAGGTCTCCCAAGAAGAGAAACAACACGGCGATGACTAACAGGCCGCCTTCCAGCAGGTTGTTCCGCACCGTCGCCATCACCTTCGCGACGAAGACGGTGCGGTCGTAGTACGGCTCAAGGGTAATGCCGGGCGGGAGCGTCCGTCGGATTTCGCTTAGCCGCTGTTTCACCTGGGTGACGACATGGTGTGCGTTTTCGCCTGCGAGCATCTGGACCATGCCGATGACGGTTTCGCCTTCTCCCATGACGGTGGCCGCCCCAATGCGGAGCGCCGAGGCCTCGGTGATCTGCGCGATGTCGGCCAGGTACACGGGGACTCCACCAGCTCCGTGCGTGACCACGATGCGGGTCAGGTCGGAGACCTGCGTGGCCAGCGCTTCGCCTCGGATCAACAGTTGTTCCCGTTGGTGCTCGATATAGCCGCCACCGGCCAGGAGATTATTGCGCTCGAGGGCGTCGAAGACCTGGCGCAGCGACAATTTCAAGGCAATGAGTTTGGCGGGGTCCACGATCACCTGAAATTGTTGAGGTTCGCCGCCCCAAATATTCACCTCGACGACACCAGGCACCGCCCGGAGCTTCATGCCGATATCCCATTCCAAGAGGGTGCGGAGCGCCATCGGGCTGTACCCGGCTCCCTTCACAGTGAACTGATAGACCTCGCCCAACCCCGTGGTCAGCGGACCCATGATCGGACGACCGTATTCCGTGGGGATCCGCTCTGAGGCGAGGGCGAGTCGTTCTGCGACGAGCTGCCGGGCCCGATAGATGTCGGTTCCATCTTCAAAAATCGCCGTGACCGCCGAGAGGCCGTAGCGTGAGACCGAGCGTAGCTCGCGCAAGGCGGGGAGACCGTTGAGCACCGCTTCGATCGGAAACGTCACGAATTGCTCGACCTCCACCGGGCCCAATGCCGGGGCGCGTGTGAGCACTTGAACCTGGACGGGTGTGAGGTCCGGCACGGCGTCGATGGTGAGGTGCACAAAGGACCACAGGCCCCCCGCCATGACCAACAAGACGGCGATGAGGGTGAAGAACCGGTACCGTAGTGAAAGGCGTAATAAACGGTCCATCAGCGTGTCAGTGTTCGGTCACGATCTGTCCCTTGAGTTGGATGTTCTTCAAGTCGAACGCTCCCTCCACCACTATTCGGTCGCCTTCGTTCAGACCTTCCAGAACCTCAACCCAGCCTCCACCTTCCCGTCCGGTCTGGACGGGGACAAAACGGTAGGCCGTATCCTGTTCACGAAAGACTCCGCGAATGCGGTCTATGGCCGTGAGAGCGGTCTCGGGAACCGCGAGCAACGGCACGCCGGGACGCGTCAGCGTGACATCGACGTATTCGTGTGGCTTCAGCTGTGCCGTAGCATTCCGGACTTCAAATCGAATCTGCACGGTGCGAGTCGTCTCGTCGGCCAGCGGCGCCACGTAGGTGAGCGGGGCGGTGACGGGTTCCCCGCCCTTCGGGATAATCGTGCCGGTTTGGCCCTCTTGGAAGTGTCGTACCTGTTCGATCGGCAGGTTGGCGAACACCCACACCTGGCTGGTGTCGACGATCTCGAACAGCTCGAGACCCGGTGAGACTCCCTGCCCTCTGACTGCATGTTGGGTCACGACCGTCCCAGCAATTGGAGACGTGAGCGTATACCGGTGCGCCTCTTCATGGCCGCCCCGTTTCAGGTCACGCAACTCTCCCTTCGACAGCCCCATGTTGAGGAGTTTCTCGCGGATGTGCTGGTAGCGCGCTTGGGTTTCGATATGCCGGCCTTTTTCCTCGATGAGCTTGCGTTCGGGCACGATATCCTCGGCCCGGAGTTTCTCCGTGCGCCGGAAATTGCGCTTGGCTACATCGGCTTGGGCGCTGGCCACGAGATAGTCTTCGATCAACTGGTCGAGCTGCAGGCTGCCGATGGACACCAGTGCCTGGCCCTCCTTGACGCGATCGCCGAGTTGCACGAAGACGCGGTCCACCTGCCCTTCGATCCGAGAGCTGACCTTGGCCGTCTGCTTGGGGTCGAGCGCCACCTCGCCGGGGGCCGTGACCGTCATCGGAACGACGTGTCGCGCGAGAGGTTCGGTTCGGAGCCGCGCTTGCACTTTTTCCGGTGGCGAGATCGTCTCCTGGCTCGACTGGTGTTCGGGAGCGGGCGCCTGCACGTGGGTCGTGGGTCCCTCGTCTTGGCAGCCAAGCGACACAACCACGCCGGCGAGTAGGACGACGGCCATCAGCGACGGAGGTCTCGTACGCGTCCCTCTCCGAGCTTCGATGTGAGTAGACGGCTTCACAGCGGGAACCCTACGACCCGCTCCAGTCGCACGAGAGCGATCGAGAGATCCGTGCGCGCCTGCGCATATTCGAGCATCGTCTGCCGGTGGACGCGTTGCGCGTCCAGCACGTCCAGCAAGCTGGCCGCTCCTTCGCGGAAACTGACCCGGGCGACGCTCAGCGTTTTCTCGGCCTGCTCCAGGAGTCCGGATTCGAAGACCCGCAGCTGGTCCTCCGCTGTGCGGACTTCCTGGGTATGCTGCACGATCGCCTGTTCCAGTTCTCGTTGAGCGTGCTCGCGTTCGGCCTCGGCACGATATTTCGTGCCCAAGGCCGTTTCGATCTCTCCCTGTCTTTGATACCAGAGCGGCAGCGGCACGCTCAGCCCCGCAATGACGGATTCGTCTCCCGCCTCCCGGTGATAACTCCCCAGCAGGCTGATGTTCGGTATCCGCGCGGCTCGTTCGAAGCGCAGGCTATGATCGGCCTGCTCGGCAAGTTTGGCTAGACGCAGGATGGTCGGATGCACGTCCATGGCTCGTGCGGTCAGCCGCTCCAATTCCAACGAGCCCGATGGAGACAAGAAGTCGCCTTGGAGCGTGAATTCCTTCCCCAATGCGCCGGCCGTGAGCGTATCCAGGCGGGTCTGCGCGACCAGAAGGGCGTGGCGTGCGCGGCTGAGATCCTTCTGAGCCTTCTGCTTTTCAACCCCTGCCTTCATGGCTTCAAACGACGTGGCTTCTCCAGCCGCCACCCGCTTCTCCACGAGACGCAAGACTTCTTGGACGGACGTGAGATTCTGTGCCGCGAGGGCTTGATCCCGCTGTGCGAACAGCAGAAAGTAAAACGCCGCTTTCGTCTCTGCCACGAGAGCGAGTCGGGCGTCTTCGAGCGCGGCGGTAGCACCGGCGACTCCCGCCTCCGCCGCTTCACGGCGGGCCTGACGGATCCCGATCCATTCCAGCGGCTGCTGAAACGTAATCGTCCGCTCAATGATGCTGACGCCGGTGCTGGGATCCCGGATGGAGCCGTGCCCGGCGCTCCCGAAGATGGACGGGTTCGGGTACGCGCTGGCGGCAATTTCTTGTCC harbors:
- a CDS encoding cation transporter, which produces MDRLLRLSLRYRFFTLIAVLLVMAGGLWSFVHLTIDAVPDLTPVQVQVLTRAPALGPVEVEQFVTFPIEAVLNGLPALRELRSVSRYGLSAVTAIFEDGTDIYRARQLVAERLALASERIPTEYGRPIMGPLTTGLGEVYQFTVKGAGYSPMALRTLLEWDIGMKLRAVPGVVEVNIWGGEPQQFQVIVDPAKLIALKLSLRQVFDALERNNLLAGGGYIEHQREQLLIRGEALATQVSDLTRIVVTHGAGGVPVYLADIAQITEASALRIGAATVMGEGETVIGMVQMLAGENAHHVVTQVKQRLSEIRRTLPPGITLEPYYDRTVFVAKVMATVRNNLLEGGLLVIAVLFLFLGDLRAGLIVASAIPLSMLLAFTGMMQAGLSGNLMSLGAIDFGLLVDGSVVMVDNILRRLAERRSRTSEDRLAAIETAGREVLRPMAFAVSIIIVVYVPILTLTGIEGKMFRPMAATVIMALAGSLLFAVTVTPLLSFWFARPHAGDRETRLVRGARRLYGPCLRWVMARPAGPMLAAIGLFAISLVLGSRLGIEFVPRLNEGDLAVQVWRLPSVSLGESVSTALAIERVLRQFPEVTQVVTRTGSPEVATDVMGVEMSDVFVNLKPRAEWTTARTRDELISRLKDAIMADVPGVGLGFTQPIEMRFNELIAGVRSDLAVKIFGPDLDVLKRQADVVAQAIERVRGAADVKVEQVAGLPVLRIIVKREEIARYGLTADEVLALVQTARVGTVVGTVVQGPRRFDLVVRLTEETSRDPGNLGRLLIPTMHGELVPLSRVATIQVDSGPAQVSREHVQRRIVIECNIRGRDLGTFVSEAQQAVAQAVTLPPGYELTWGGQFEHLQDASRRLALVVPITLLLILGILTVIFGAMRPALLIFLNVPLALSGGLLALWLRGLPLSISAIIGFIALFGIAVLNGVVLVSHIRQLEAEGLSVDDAITTGAMDRLRPVLMTALVASLGFVPMALATSMGAEVQRPLATVVIGGLITSTALTLLVIPAVYRWFTGMRGTTLTASERLSEKRTAIF
- a CDS encoding RND transporter, producing MAVVLLAGVVVSLGCQDEGPTTHVQAPAPEHQSSQETISPPEKVQARLRTEPLARHVVPMTVTAPGEVALDPKQTAKVSSRIEGQVDRVFVQLGDRVKEGQALVSIGSLQLDQLIEDYLVASAQADVAKRNFRRTEKLRAEDIVPERKLIEEKGRHIETQARYQHIREKLLNMGLSKGELRDLKRGGHEEAHRYTLTSPIAGTVVTQHAVRGQGVSPGLELFEIVDTSQVWVFANLPIEQVRHFQEGQTGTIIPKGGEPVTAPLTYVAPLADETTRTVQIRFEVRNATAQLKPHEYVDVTLTRPGVPLLAVPETALTAIDRIRGVFREQDTAYRFVPVQTGREGGGWVEVLEGLNEGDRIVVEGAFDLKNIQLKGQIVTEH
- the czcC gene encoding outer membrane protein CzcC, translating into MYTPAIPAVWVLLGVLLGLTQNVTMTWAAEAAPVSYSLENILTVVMERNPTLAAARGALRQSHGQEIAASAYPNPSIFGSAGHGSIRDPSTGVSIIERTITFQQPLEWIGIRQARREAAEAGVAGATAALEDARLALVAETKAAFYFLLFAQRDQALAAQNLTSVQEVLRLVEKRVAAGEATSFEAMKAGVEKQKAQKDLSRARHALLVAQTRLDTLTAGALGKEFTLQGDFLSPSGSLELERLTARAMDVHPTILRLAKLAEQADHSLRFERAARIPNISLLGSYHREAGDESVIAGLSVPLPLWYQRQGEIETALGTKYRAEAEREHAQRELEQAIVQHTQEVRTAEDQLRVFESGLLEQAEKTLSVARVSFREGAASLLDVLDAQRVHRQTMLEYAQARTDLSIALVRLERVVGFPL